AAATGGATAATTACTGAGAAAAGAATAGCAATATCAATTGTTTTAATTTTATTCATTTCTCTCCCTTTTCTTTGTACTACAAGCAATCCTTTTTGCTCCTGCTTCTTTGGCAATCGCAATAAGAGAAATAACTTCTCCGTAATTTACATCTTTATCCGCCCGAATTACTACTAGTCGATAAGGATCTTCTTTTAGCTCATCTTCAATCTCTTCTTTTAAAATATCTAAAGATATTGGGATATCATTTAAATATAATTTTTTCTCTTTGGTTAAAGAAATGACGATTTCGTTTTCTACTTTTCTTTCCGCAGTATTTGCTTGGGGCACATCAACCGGTGTTTTGGAATAACTGATTACCATCGGAGCGACCATAATCATCATTATTACCATTAATAAGCCAACACAGGCAACCGGTAAAACATTGATATTTGTTATTTTCATTTTTTTCTTATTAAGGTTAATTCTTTAGCCCCACTTTCTTTACAAATATCAAGAATTTTTATTATTTTTTCATATCTTACTTCTGTATCAGCACCGATCAATACCTTTTTTTCCAAACTCCTTGATAACAATTGCGGCAAAAGATTTTTTAGAACAGTTAAATCTACTTTCTTTTCATTTAAAATTATTTCCTCATTTTTTGTTAAATAGATATTTATTTTTAACTCCTTTTCTAATGAGCCACCTTCACTTCTGGCTAATTTTGCTTGGGAAACAAAAATGCCTGATTCAAAGAAATAGGGAAGAGCAACAATGAAGCCGATAACTAATGTTAAAGCAATATCAACCAAGGAAGTTATATTTAATTCTGCTAAATTACCTTTTCTTTTTAACAATCTTTTTCTTAACATCTAAAATTTCCAAAATGTTTCTACTTCTTTTTCTTCTTTTATTTTTTCTTTTTTATTACGGATGGGATCTAATAAAACCAAAAATTTTTGGGAAAGGCTTTCTAATTCTTCGCTTAAATCATTTGCCTTCTTAGAGAAATAATTATAAAAGAAAAGAGCAGGAATTCCAATTAATAAGCCAAAAGCAGTAGTTAATAAGGCTTCTGCGATTCCTTTTGATACCACCACCGGTCCACCGGAGCCGGTAATCGCAATGTTATGGAATGCTTTAATAAGACCAATAACAGTGCCTAAAAGACCTAACAAAGTAGCACCATTGGCAATTGTGCCAATTCCGCCGAGATAGTTTTCGTATTTAACCTTTTCTTCAATTATTTGCCCAATAAAAAGTTCTTTTAATTCTTCGCTTTTTAAATGAAGATTTTCTAAACCAAGAAGAAGAAGTCGGCCTAAAGGATTTTTCAAATTTAAGGCATATTCTTTGGCTCCTTCTACATCGCCTTTTTTCAAATAATTAGCAAATTTCTCAAAAGTTTCTTTGCCTTTAAATTTATTCCGATAGAAATAGATTAGCCGCTCAATAATTAAAGCCAGCACAATGATTGAGAGTAAAAGTAATAAAATCATTACAAAACTACTTTTAAATATTTGATATAAACTCTGACCTAAAATCATTTTTCCTCCTTTTTTTCACCAATTTTCTTTAATGTTAATTCTAAATTTTTCTCTGCCATTTCTTTAAAATCGGAATCGGGAAAAGAGTCAATCACAATTTGAAAATTTTCTTTTGCCTTTTCGTAATCTTTTAAGTTGTAATAAGTAATTGCCAAATTAAAATAGGCACCGGCTCTTTGAGAGTGGTTAGGAAAATATTTGATAAATCGTTCATAACTATTTTTTGCATTTTCCCAATCTTTTTGGTTGCTATAAATCTCAGCAATTAGTAATTGGGCATCGCCACCGATTTCGGTATCAATCATTTCAGTAGCAATTGGTTGTAAAATTTTTAATGCTTTGTCATAATCTTTTTTGTTAATCAATTCTTTTGCTTTTTCCATAAGAAGTTGAGAAGAGAGTTCGGAAGAAGGAAATTTTTTTAAAAATTCTTTTTGGTAATTGGTATCTTCTAAAGAAGCATAATAATAAGCAAGTTCTAAAGATTTTTTAACACCGCTGGCTTGAATATCGTTAGGAAAAAGGTTGAGAAATTTTTCAAAAGCGAAAATAGCCTTTTTGTAGTCTTTCTGGATTAGATAAGTTTGACCAATTGCTGCCTGAGCAAAAGAAAGAAAAGAAGAATTGGGATAGCGGGTAATAAGATATTGAAAAGAACCAATGGCATCATCATATCTTTTGGCTTTGAAATATAAATCACCGATACGGAAACAGGCTTCATCAGCTTTTTCATAATCAGGGTAATTTT
The candidate division WOR-3 bacterium genome window above contains:
- a CDS encoding MotA/TolQ/ExbB proton channel family protein, with the translated sequence MILGQSLYQIFKSSFVMILLLLLSIIVLALIIERLIYFYRNKFKGKETFEKFANYLKKGDVEGAKEYALNLKNPLGRLLLLGLENLHLKSEELKELFIGQIIEEKVKYENYLGGIGTIANGATLLGLLGTVIGLIKAFHNIAITGSGGPVVVSKGIAEALLTTAFGLLIGIPALFFYNYFSKKANDLSEELESLSQKFLVLLDPIRNKKEKIKEEKEVETFWKF
- a CDS encoding biopolymer transporter ExbD, which translates into the protein MKITNINVLPVACVGLLMVIMMIMVAPMVISYSKTPVDVPQANTAERKVENEIVISLTKEKKLYLNDIPISLDILKEEIEDELKEDPYRLVVIRADKDVNYGEVISLIAIAKEAGAKRIACSTKKRERNE
- a CDS encoding biopolymer transporter ExbD — encoded protein: MLRKRLLKRKGNLAELNITSLVDIALTLVIGFIVALPYFFESGIFVSQAKLARSEGGSLEKELKINIYLTKNEEIILNEKKVDLTVLKNLLPQLLSRSLEKKVLIGADTEVRYEKIIKILDICKESGAKELTLIRKK